From Acidobacteriota bacterium, a single genomic window includes:
- a CDS encoding ABC transporter permease, translating to MSPSDAQETAMTAPAAPPASPQQSRLRQALAVFRFELGRILWGPGVLALLLLAALPAFPFAIVYLVHLAVEQPPGLSEATTSYAWAFQVFILPMVTFFGCVLIFTGLVRREVRERTLHHLFLCPVPRRVVMAGKFGAGVLSASLIFGFSALVTFVLAYLPQFHRHGHAAREFFLAGPGFSHLFQYLLVVVLAAIGYGAVFLCFALFVRNPIIPVFLVLGWESINAFLPPLLKKLSVFHYLHALCPVPLVNLPFALLAEAPSAWVAIPGLLLLAFGLLMLSGWRFQHLEIDYGGE from the coding sequence ATGAGCCCGTCCGACGCCCAGGAAACCGCCATGACCGCGCCGGCAGCTCCGCCGGCTTCGCCCCAGCAGTCGCGCTTGCGACAGGCGCTGGCGGTCTTCCGCTTCGAGCTCGGCCGCATTCTCTGGGGCCCGGGAGTGCTGGCTTTGCTGCTGCTGGCGGCGCTGCCGGCCTTCCCTTTCGCGATCGTCTACCTGGTGCACCTGGCGGTCGAGCAGCCGCCGGGGCTGTCCGAAGCCACCACCTCCTACGCCTGGGCATTTCAGGTGTTCATCCTGCCGATGGTCACCTTCTTCGGCTGCGTCCTGATCTTCACCGGTCTGGTGCGCCGTGAGGTGCGCGAGCGTACCCTCCATCACCTCTTTCTGTGCCCGGTTCCGAGGCGCGTGGTGATGGCCGGCAAGTTTGGCGCCGGGGTGCTTTCGGCGAGCTTGATCTTCGGATTCTCGGCCTTGGTGACCTTTGTCTTGGCCTACCTGCCCCAGTTTCATCGCCACGGTCATGCCGCCCGCGAGTTCTTTCTCGCCGGTCCGGGGTTCTCGCATCTCTTCCAGTACCTGCTGGTGGTCGTGCTGGCGGCCATCGGCTACGGCGCCGTCTTCTTGTGTTTCGCCCTGTTCGTGCGCAACCCCATCATTCCGGTCTTCTTGGTGCTCGGTTGGGAGTCGATCAACGCCTTCCTGCCGCCGTTGCTCAAGAAGCTGAGCGTGTTCCACTACCTGCACGCCCTCTGTCCGGTGCCGCTGGTCAATCTGCCCTTCGCTCTCCTTGCCGAGGCGCCCTCGGCCTGGGTGGCGATCCCCGGGCTGCTGCTGCTCGCTTTCGGTCTGCTGATGCTCTCGGGCTGGCGCTTCCAGCATCTGGAAATCGATTACGGTGGG
- a CDS encoding ABC transporter ATP-binding protein, with the protein MSSDGTVRFDGVSKFYGEVLGVNHISLRLEPGITSLVGPNGSGKSTLMNLMAGLLRPSRGEIRVLGIPTDRPEELFRVMGYATQYEGFARGITGRRQLISILKIHGLDGPAAAERAEQVLARVGLTRAADRKIAGYSKGMRQRIKLAQAICHRPAVLLLDEPLNGLDPMARAEMIELFKGQAEEGMHVIISSHILHEVDMISDRVVLLNAGYVVAKGEIEGVREEVEEQPLQVWVRCDRPARLAARILEQEHVTEIKIHEDRGGLMVRTKDADGLYLDLNRVVLEEGFAIEGVAPSDSDVAAVYDYLIGPGQGGGQ; encoded by the coding sequence ATGAGCTCCGACGGCACGGTTCGCTTCGACGGCGTTTCGAAGTTCTACGGCGAGGTCCTGGGGGTCAACCACATCAGCCTGCGCCTCGAGCCTGGCATCACCTCCCTGGTGGGTCCCAATGGCTCCGGCAAGTCGACCCTGATGAACCTGATGGCCGGCCTGCTGCGGCCGTCCCGCGGCGAGATTCGGGTGCTGGGGATCCCCACCGATCGCCCCGAGGAGCTCTTCCGGGTGATGGGCTACGCCACTCAGTACGAGGGCTTCGCCCGCGGCATCACCGGTCGGCGCCAGCTGATCAGCATTCTCAAGATCCACGGTCTCGACGGCCCTGCCGCCGCCGAGCGGGCCGAGCAGGTGCTCGCCCGGGTCGGCCTGACGCGCGCCGCCGACCGCAAGATCGCCGGCTACAGCAAGGGCATGCGGCAGCGCATCAAGCTGGCCCAGGCGATCTGCCACCGGCCGGCGGTGCTGCTCCTCGACGAGCCCCTGAACGGCCTCGATCCGATGGCCCGGGCCGAGATGATCGAGCTCTTCAAGGGCCAGGCCGAGGAGGGCATGCACGTCATCATCTCGAGCCACATCCTGCACGAGGTCGACATGATCTCGGACCGGGTGGTGCTGCTCAACGCCGGCTACGTGGTGGCCAAGGGCGAGATCGAGGGCGTCCGCGAGGAGGTCGAGGAGCAGCCGCTGCAGGTCTGGGTGCGCTGCGACCGGCCGGCCCGGCTGGCGGCGCGCATTCTCGAGCAGGAGCACGTCACCGAGATCAAGATCCACGAAGATCGCGGCGGCCTGATGGTGCGCACCAAGGACGCCGACGGCCTCTACCTCGACCTCAACCGGGTGGTGCTCGAAGAGGGCTTCGCCATCGAGGGCGTGGCGCCGTCCGATTCGGACGTCGCGGCGGTCTATGACTATTTGATCGGCCCCGGCCAGGGAGGGGGACAATGA